One genomic region from Populus nigra chromosome 8, ddPopNigr1.1, whole genome shotgun sequence encodes:
- the LOC133701094 gene encoding annexin-like protein RJ4 produces MATLVVPENVSYADDAQALQKACQGWGTNEKAIISILGHRNAAQRKQIRLAYSELFQEDLVKRLESELNGDFEKAVYRWVLDPEDRDAVLANVAIRKSGDYHVIVEIACVLSSEELLAVRRAYHSRYKHSLEEDLAAHTTGDIRKLLVGLVTAFRYEGDEINTRLTNSEADILHDAIKEKAFNHEDVIRILTTRSKAQLMATFNRYRDDHGSSITKDLLDEPADEFKTVLRTAIRCLNDHRKYYEKILRNAIKKVGTDEDALTRVIVTRAEKDLNDIKEIYYKRNSVPLDQAVAKDTSGDYKAFLLALLGKEE; encoded by the exons ATGGCTACCCTTGTTGTTCCTGAAAATGTTTCTTATGCTGATGATGCACAAGCTCTCCAAAAGGCTTGCCAGG gcTGGGGGACTAATGAGAAGGCTATAATTTCAATACTGGGGCATAGAAATGCTGCTCAAAGGAAGCAAATCAGGCTAGCTTATTCAGAATTGTTTCAAGAAGATCTTGTCAAGCGTCTCGAGTCTGAGCTCAATGGAGACTTTGAG AAAGCTGTGTATCGATGGGTATTGGATCCAGAAGACAGAGATGCAGTGTTAGCAAATGTGGCTATCAGGAAATCTGGCGATTACCATGTGATTGTAGAAATCGCCTGCGTCCTATCTTCAGAGGAGCTCTTGGCTGTGAGGAGGGCTTACCATTCTCGGTACAAGCATTCCTTGGAAGAAGATCTTGCGGCCCATACCACCGGTGATATCAGGAAG CTCTTGGTTGGATTAGTGACAGCTTTTAGGTATGAAGGAGATGAGATAAATACAAGATTGACCAATTCAGAAGCTGATATTCTTCATGATGCAATCAAAGAAAAGGCTTTTAATCATGAAGATGTCATTAGGATCCTGACTACCAGGAGCAAAGCACAGCTCATGGCAACTTTCAACCGCTACAGAGATGATCATGGCTCTTCCATCACTAAG GACTTACTAGATGAGCCTGCTGATGAGTTCAAAACAGTGCTCCGTACAGCCATTCGATGCCTCAACGACCACAGAAAGTACTATGAAAAG ATCTTGCGCAATGCCATCAAAAAGGTTGGGACAGATGAGGATGCACTCACTCGTGTGATTGTCACAAGGGCAGAGAAGGACTTGAATGATATCAAGGAGATCTACTACAAGAGAAACAGTGTGCCCCTTGATCAGGCGGTTGCCAAGGACACTTCTGGGGATTACAAGGCTTTCCTCCTTGCTCTGCTTGGAAAGGAGGAATAG